One stretch of Desulfatibacillum aliphaticivorans DSM 15576 DNA includes these proteins:
- a CDS encoding helix-turn-helix domain-containing protein translates to MMSKRKEVLTGVKGLDQILGSLLLGDNVVWYDESGNLASAFWLRFVRSSLENKVPVIFISFDRSPKNLFERLGTMGKSPLLTVLDCFTYGKGKGASAFLKFLENAPEKVKSRVVSVETPGDIKAFDEALYSVHEKLHGDVHLVFESLTGMQEVWGGEEQVGSFYSHSCPRLYDLSTVAYWIMEKGAHSQRLRAQINQIAQVALELSIKRGTSSLSVIKAEGRTPDRIQQPHHYQMKGPDIVFSGDKGGAGFRDLGTRIKQLRVKKGLSQVQMAKMVGVTASTISQVENNSIYPSIPGLLKMAEILNVSPGYLFSSDFEKRSQIVFPSGQASAVALANLSEYEGSVKMLTPLDFEGNAEPFMIEIEPEQTVSGHFFTHRGQEMGYVARGALEISFGDEVHKAKSGDLIYLQDQTPTRWYNPGPGAARLFWSKLR, encoded by the coding sequence ATGATGAGTAAACGGAAAGAAGTTTTAACGGGAGTAAAAGGCCTTGATCAGATTTTGGGGAGCCTGCTTTTGGGCGATAATGTGGTCTGGTACGATGAGTCCGGCAACCTGGCCAGCGCTTTTTGGCTCCGCTTTGTGCGCTCCTCTTTGGAAAACAAGGTTCCTGTGATTTTCATCAGCTTTGACCGGTCTCCCAAAAACCTGTTTGAACGCCTCGGAACCATGGGAAAAAGCCCACTGCTGACTGTTTTGGACTGCTTCACCTACGGCAAGGGCAAAGGCGCCTCGGCCTTTTTGAAGTTCCTGGAAAACGCCCCCGAAAAGGTAAAAAGCAGAGTGGTCAGCGTAGAAACGCCCGGCGACATCAAAGCCTTTGACGAAGCCCTATATTCCGTGCATGAAAAACTTCACGGCGACGTGCACCTGGTATTTGAAAGCCTCACCGGCATGCAGGAAGTCTGGGGCGGAGAAGAACAGGTGGGCAGCTTTTACTCCCACTCCTGCCCCCGCTTGTACGACCTGTCCACCGTGGCGTACTGGATCATGGAAAAAGGCGCCCATTCCCAAAGGCTTCGCGCTCAGATCAACCAGATCGCTCAGGTGGCCCTGGAGCTTTCCATCAAAAGAGGCACCTCTTCCCTGTCTGTGATCAAGGCGGAGGGAAGAACCCCGGACCGCATCCAGCAGCCTCATCATTATCAGATGAAAGGCCCGGACATCGTCTTCTCGGGCGATAAGGGCGGCGCAGGATTCCGGGATCTGGGAACCCGCATCAAGCAGCTTCGGGTGAAAAAAGGCCTTTCCCAGGTGCAGATGGCCAAAATGGTGGGCGTCACCGCCAGCACCATCTCTCAGGTGGAGAACAACTCCATCTACCCGTCCATTCCAGGACTTCTTAAAATGGCGGAGATCCTCAACGTCTCTCCCGGATACTTGTTTTCCAGCGATTTTGAAAAGCGGTCCCAGATTGTGTTTCCGTCCGGCCAGGCCTCGGCCGTGGCATTGGCCAACCTCAGCGAGTACGAGGGCTCGGTTAAAATGCTCACCCCCCTGGATTTTGAAGGAAACGCCGAACCCTTTATGATTGAAATCGAGCCCGAACAGACCGTTTCCGGCCACTTTTTCACCCACCGCGGCCAGGAAATGGGATACGTGGCCCGCGGCGCTCTGGAAATCAGCTTCGGCGATGAAGTCCACAAAGCTAAATCAGGCGATCTGATCTACCTGCAGGATCAAACCCCGACCCGATGGTACAACCCGGGCCCCGGCGCCGCCCGCCTTTTTTGGTCCAAATTGCGGTAA
- a CDS encoding uroporphyrinogen decarboxylase family protein: MEINNSSLAGTACAPPHKFAGVQTFPINALPAVQLVSEDIAELSHSFDAKWKAVSRYYERVNSDLLFFFSDIAIQAEAMGAQALFASDNMPAIKATAPAILTPRAADVPRMQINAQVVRAMAQGFPGRSIAGLVYGPFTALGQAMGEQEVLRSVRDRRGELHPLLEKAFMVAESYAALLMDAGADVLWISDPLAALLPPDAFEECAGGYLHDIFAMADAGKTMLHICGDVSELIQPMIETGVSGISFDQCMDLLAVEDQVPWDVAIIGNLEPVEVVGMASPEYTAEASRDLVSVMGILPNFILSTGCAVPPGAPLENVEAFVNAGKQAMDEVQEKAPALREISLKASGGDGPQTVELVREALSNDVDPLLLAHSGLIRSVRKSSALYETRQCYLPEILLTVDAFCQGMELLRPMIAKQGGDSVDVVIGTVKGDLHSIGKDLVRIMLEANGFGVLDLGVDVSAGQFAQAVQEHSPLIVGLSAFITSARRLLPGMIGEIRQAGSSGMKVLVGGAAVNGAVASEVGADGFSPEAVSAARLVRGIVNAVRR, from the coding sequence ATGGAGATAAACAATTCCTCTTTGGCTGGAACTGCGTGTGCACCCCCCCACAAGTTTGCGGGAGTGCAGACCTTTCCCATCAACGCGTTGCCCGCGGTGCAATTGGTTTCGGAAGACATTGCGGAGCTGAGCCATAGCTTCGACGCCAAATGGAAAGCAGTGTCCAGGTATTACGAGAGGGTGAACTCCGACCTGCTGTTTTTCTTCAGCGACATCGCCATCCAGGCCGAAGCCATGGGGGCCCAGGCGCTTTTCGCTTCGGACAACATGCCGGCCATCAAGGCGACGGCGCCGGCCATTCTCACGCCCAGAGCGGCCGACGTCCCGCGCATGCAAATCAACGCCCAGGTAGTGCGGGCCATGGCCCAGGGATTTCCGGGGCGCAGCATCGCCGGGCTGGTTTACGGTCCCTTCACCGCCCTGGGGCAGGCAATGGGAGAGCAGGAAGTCTTGAGGAGCGTGCGGGATCGCCGGGGCGAGTTGCATCCCCTGCTGGAAAAAGCCTTCATGGTCGCGGAAAGCTACGCGGCGCTGCTCATGGACGCAGGCGCGGACGTGCTTTGGATTTCCGATCCCCTGGCTGCTCTGCTGCCTCCCGACGCATTCGAGGAATGCGCCGGGGGATATCTGCATGACATCTTCGCCATGGCGGACGCCGGAAAAACCATGCTCCACATTTGCGGCGACGTGAGCGAGTTGATCCAGCCCATGATTGAAACGGGCGTCTCCGGCATCAGCTTTGACCAGTGCATGGACCTGCTTGCGGTGGAGGATCAGGTTCCCTGGGACGTCGCCATTATCGGCAACCTGGAGCCCGTGGAAGTGGTGGGCATGGCCTCGCCCGAATACACGGCCGAGGCGTCGCGGGATCTGGTTTCTGTCATGGGAATTTTGCCCAACTTCATCCTCAGCACCGGCTGCGCGGTTCCGCCCGGCGCTCCCCTGGAAAACGTGGAGGCTTTCGTCAACGCAGGCAAACAGGCCATGGACGAGGTGCAGGAAAAAGCTCCCGCGCTCCGGGAGATTTCTCTGAAGGCTTCCGGGGGGGACGGGCCGCAAACAGTGGAGCTTGTAAGGGAGGCGCTGTCTAATGACGTGGATCCCTTGCTGCTGGCCCACAGCGGGTTGATCCGGTCTGTGCGTAAATCCAGCGCCTTGTATGAAACCCGGCAATGCTATCTGCCGGAAATCCTGCTGACCGTGGACGCTTTTTGTCAGGGCATGGAGCTGCTGCGCCCCATGATCGCCAAACAGGGCGGCGATTCCGTGGACGTGGTGATCGGCACGGTCAAGGGGGATTTGCATTCCATCGGCAAGGATTTGGTGCGCATTATGCTGGAGGCCAACGGGTTCGGCGTGCTGGATCTGGGCGTGGACGTGTCGGCCGGGCAATTCGCCCAGGCGGTTCAAGAGCATAGCCCGTTGATCGTGGGATTGTCCGCGTTCATTACCTCGGCCAGACGCCTGCTGCCTGGCATGATCGGCGAGATTCGGCAGGCGGGATCGTCCGGCATGAAAGTGCTGGTGGGCGGCGCGGCCGTCAACGGCGCCGTGGCCTCCGAAGTCGGCGCCGACGGGTTTTCCCCCGAGGCCGTCTCTGCAGCCCGGTTGGTGAGGGGGATTGTGAACGCTGTCAGGCGATAA